The Syntrophobacterales bacterium genome contains a region encoding:
- a CDS encoding AMP-binding protein: MAQSITQETWSRFQSLPDEDTFPKLLKRNYNKWGDKKVAYRYKDYGYWRELTWKDFYERTKWFAGGLASLGFGHGDRIAICGENAPEWFWGQTSAQSLGGASVGLYTDATPAELQFIIEHSDAKIVMVDDQEQVDKILSIKDQIPKVEKVIFWIAKGMWNYDDTYLIGFDDMMELGKEYEAAHPNFFDEYINKTKASDTAVLLYTSGTTGQPKGSIVTYGNLLNLFKGWDAAIPWSEKAENLSFLPPAWIGEQIFTVVPNLSKGVVVNFIEKAETVKSDLREIAPGVILLGARQWEMICSEIQAKMIDAPFWKRSLYNLFLPVGYTIAQKQQDRQKVGWLWRFLFFIGYWVVFRHLQDKIGMTKVKIPITAGTALSPDNFKLMRAIGVPIVQGYGSTEVSGVDVLQLENEYYRSEGSGQPFPGVEVRITEDGEILLGGVGVVQGYYKRPEETEKSFKNGYFHTGDGGYMDEEGELYIIDRVRDMQKLKSGEKFSPTYIEGRLKFSPFLKDAMVIGNDKDFVTAILNMDFENTGRWAERNHIAYTSLTEFSQKPEVRKLLSGIIQKTNTTLPETTRVKRFIVLHKDFDPDEAELTRTRKLRRDFVEKRYENIVEAMYQGKDVVDIETTITYRDGRKSTMKLPIYIESIQG; the protein is encoded by the coding sequence ATGGCTCAATCAATTACTCAGGAAACATGGAGCAGGTTTCAATCTCTTCCGGATGAAGACACATTTCCCAAATTACTAAAGCGTAACTACAACAAATGGGGAGACAAGAAGGTTGCCTACCGGTATAAAGACTATGGATACTGGCGGGAACTTACCTGGAAGGACTTTTATGAACGAACCAAATGGTTTGCCGGTGGTCTGGCAAGTCTGGGTTTCGGACACGGCGACAGGATTGCAATCTGCGGAGAGAACGCCCCCGAATGGTTCTGGGGACAGACTTCCGCGCAAAGTCTGGGGGGGGCTTCGGTCGGTTTATATACAGACGCCACCCCTGCCGAACTTCAGTTTATTATCGAACATTCCGATGCAAAAATCGTGATGGTTGACGATCAGGAACAGGTAGATAAAATCCTCTCCATTAAGGACCAAATCCCAAAAGTTGAAAAAGTGATCTTTTGGATCGCCAAGGGAATGTGGAACTATGATGACACTTATTTGATCGGCTTCGATGATATGATGGAGTTGGGAAAAGAGTATGAAGCAGCACATCCCAATTTTTTCGACGAATACATCAACAAAACAAAGGCGAGTGATACCGCGGTTCTGCTTTATACCTCGGGAACAACCGGCCAGCCAAAGGGATCCATCGTTACTTATGGGAATCTGCTGAATTTATTCAAAGGGTGGGACGCGGCCATCCCGTGGAGTGAAAAGGCTGAAAACCTCTCTTTCCTGCCGCCGGCATGGATAGGGGAACAGATCTTTACCGTTGTACCCAATTTGTCAAAAGGGGTGGTCGTCAACTTTATTGAAAAGGCGGAAACCGTCAAATCCGATCTTCGTGAAATAGCCCCCGGGGTTATTCTTCTCGGGGCAAGACAGTGGGAGATGATCTGCTCGGAAATCCAGGCCAAAATGATCGACGCCCCATTCTGGAAAAGGTCCCTTTATAATTTGTTTCTGCCTGTGGGTTACACCATTGCGCAAAAACAACAAGACCGGCAAAAAGTAGGTTGGTTGTGGCGGTTTCTGTTTTTCATTGGCTACTGGGTTGTTTTCAGACATTTACAGGACAAAATCGGCATGACAAAAGTCAAAATTCCGATAACCGCCGGAACCGCCCTCAGCCCGGATAATTTCAAACTGATGAGGGCGATCGGCGTTCCGATTGTCCAGGGCTATGGTTCCACGGAGGTTTCCGGCGTTGATGTCCTCCAGTTGGAAAACGAATATTACCGTTCCGAAGGATCGGGGCAGCCTTTTCCCGGCGTCGAGGTAAGAATTACCGAGGATGGTGAGATACTGCTCGGCGGCGTAGGAGTAGTGCAGGGATATTATAAACGGCCTGAAGAAACCGAGAAAAGTTTTAAAAACGGCTATTTCCACACCGGCGATGGCGGGTACATGGATGAAGAAGGGGAGCTTTACATCATCGACAGGGTTAGAGACATGCAGAAGTTGAAGAGCGGCGAGAAGTTTTCCCCTACTTATATCGAAGGCCGTCTGAAGTTCAGCCCCTTTCTAAAGGATGCGATGGTCATCGGGAACGATAAAGATTTCGTGACCGCGATTCTTAATATGGATTTTGAGAATACAGGCAGATGGGCGGAGAGGAACCATATCGCCTATACGTCTCTTACGGAATTCTCGCAAAAACCCGAGGTAAGAAAACTTTTATCCGGGATCATCCAGAAAACCAATACAACCTTGCCCGAAACAACCCGGGTGAAAAGGTTCATCGTCCTCCATAAGGATTTCGACCCGGACGAGGCCGAGCTGACTCGAACCCGTAAATTGCGGCGGGACTTTGTTGAGAAACGTTATGAAAACATTGTTGAAGCCATGTATCAGGGAAAGGATGTGGTTGATATTGAAACGACGATCACCTACCGGGATGGCAGAAAATCCACGATGAAGCTCCCGATTTATATCGAGTCAATCCAAGGGTAA